Proteins from one Oscillatoria nigro-viridis PCC 7112 genomic window:
- a CDS encoding type I glyceraldehyde-3-phosphate dehydrogenase: MIRVAINGFGRIGRSFARCWLGRENSQLELVAINDTSDPRSNAHLLRYDSMMGTLKNVDISADENSITLNGKTVKCVSDRNPLNLPWKDWGIDLIIEATGVFVDQAGASKHITAGAKKVLITAPGKGSEVGTYVMGVNDDTYKHSDYTVISNASCTTNCLAPVLKVLHENFGIIKGMMTTTHSYTGDQRLLDASHRDLRRARAAAMNIVPTSTGAAQAVALVIPELKGKLNGIAMRVPTPNVSVVDFVAQVEKKTFTEQVNQVFKEAASGSMKGILEYNDLPLVSCDYRGSDASSILDSSLTLVMDGDMVKLLAWYDNEWGYSQRVVDLAELVAERWEA, encoded by the coding sequence AAAACAGCCAGCTAGAGTTGGTAGCTATTAATGACACTTCCGATCCCAGAAGTAATGCTCACTTGCTCAGATACGATTCCATGATGGGAACGTTGAAGAATGTGGACATCAGTGCGGATGAAAATTCCATTACTCTAAATGGGAAGACAGTTAAATGCGTGAGCGATCGCAACCCGCTAAACTTGCCTTGGAAAGATTGGGGTATTGATCTGATTATTGAAGCGACCGGCGTCTTCGTTGACCAAGCTGGTGCATCGAAGCATATCACTGCCGGCGCTAAAAAAGTGCTAATTACCGCTCCCGGCAAGGGTTCTGAAGTTGGCACTTATGTGATGGGAGTCAACGACGACACCTACAAGCACAGTGACTACACAGTCATCAGCAATGCTAGCTGTACCACCAACTGTCTGGCTCCCGTACTGAAGGTGCTGCACGAAAATTTTGGCATCATCAAAGGCATGATGACCACTACTCACAGCTATACTGGCGACCAGCGCTTGCTGGATGCCAGCCACCGCGACTTGCGGCGGGCCCGGGCGGCAGCAATGAATATTGTGCCGACTTCTACCGGAGCAGCCCAAGCTGTGGCTTTGGTGATTCCAGAATTGAAGGGCAAGTTAAACGGTATCGCCATGCGGGTGCCGACTCCCAATGTGTCCGTAGTCGATTTTGTGGCTCAGGTAGAGAAAAAGACTTTTACCGAGCAAGTAAATCAAGTGTTCAAAGAAGCTGCCTCTGGCTCCATGAAAGGGATTTTGGAATACAACGATTTGCCTTTAGTTTCATGCGACTATCGCGGAAGTGATGCTTCTTCGATTCTGGATTCCAGCTTGACGTTGGTGATGGATGGCGACATGGTGAAGCTGTTGGCTTGGTACGACAATGAGTGGGGCTACAGTCAGCGGGTGGTTGACTTGGCTGAATTGGTCGCCGAACGTTGGGAAGCCTAG